Part of the Maridesulfovibrio sp. genome, ATTCAAAGAGCAGGCGGCCAGAGCGTTGAATCTGGAAGAAAGATTCCACAAGCAACAGGCCGCACACCTGGGAAACACAATCTCTAAAATCTTCGGCAGTGAATAAAGGGTATCATGGACGTTTTTGATGTTTTCGCGACTTTCTCGCTTTTAGACAATATCACCGGACCGCTGGGAAATATCCGCCAAGGATTCACCCAGACGGAGCTGGCCGGTGGGCGTTTGTCTGAATCGTTTGGCGCGTTGACTAAATCCATGCTGCCTTTTGTTCTTGCTGCAGGACTGTTTTTAGCATCCTTCGGACCGGCTATAGGCGTGGCAGCCAACTTTGAAGCCTCGGTTTCAAGCCTCGGTGCTATCTCCAAAGCCAGTGCTGCAGACATGCAGGTAATGGAACAAGCCGCTCTTGATCTGGGTGCTTCCACTGCTTTCTCAGCAGCTCAGGTTGTCCAGGGGCAAACCGAGTTGGCTAAGAAAGGCTTCAACGCCAACCAGGTCGTTGCCGCCATGCCCGGTCTTCTTGATCTGGCTGCAGCAACTCAGTCTGATCTGGCTCTGGCTTCTACGGTCGCTTCCGGTGCTCTTAAATCTTTCAATATGGAAGCCAGCAGGACGGGTGAGGTAGCGGATATTATCGCGGCAGCCGCTACCAGCTCGGCTACAGATATTAATGGTCTTGAAGCTGCTGTGGCCAATGCCGGGGCGGTCGTAAGTGCTGCCGGGGGTGACTTTGCAGAACTGGCGGCCATTACCGGGAAGCTTGCCGATGTAAATATCAGCGGAGCTGTTGCCGGTACTGCGATTAAAACCATGTACAACCGGCTGCAAGGTCCGACCGGAGACGCAGCCAAGGCCCTGACCAGTCTGGGAATAGCGACCAAAGACGCAAATGGAAACATGTTGCCGATCTTCGATATCCTCGGAAATCTGGAAGGTGCTCTTGCCGGGATGGGCAGCGCGGACAAAGCTTCTTTCCTTAAGCGGATATTCGGTGAAGAGGCCGTAGGCTCTGTAACATCGCTTCTCAATCAGGGTGTTGATTCTGCAAAGGCTTACGCCGATGCCTTGCGAGATTCGGGCGGAGCTGCTGCGGAAATGGCAGCCAAGCAGCTCGATAACATGAACGGCGCATTGACCATCCTCGGCTCAGCCTGGGAAGGACTGCAGATAACCATCGGATCTATTTTCCTACCTGTCCTGACTCCTGTCATCAGAGGTATTTCCAGCGTGGTCAGTTGGCTTAACGAGCTGGCCGGTAATCCTGTAGGCAAATTTATTATCAGCTTTGCGGCCGCTCTCGCTGCCACAGTTATTGCTGTCGGTCTTTTCTCCGCTGTCATGTGGGCTGCTACCGTTGCAGCTGGAGCACTCAATCTTGCTTTGTTGGCCAACCCTATTGTTTTGATCGGTGCGGCTCTGGTGGCAACTGCTGTGCTGGTCATGTCATATTGGACAGAAATCAAAGAATTCTTTGTTGGACTGGCTGCTTACTGGACAGAGTTGGCCAACGTCTTTGTCAATGTCGGTTGGAAAACGGCTCTTATGGGGCTATGGGATGGACTTTCCGATGGCTTCAAGGGCTTCCTTGGGCTTATGGCCTCAGTGGCCATCACAGCCGTTGCAATTTTCGTCAGTCCTTTTGCCGCTGTGGTTGCTGCTATTGTAGGCATCGTTGCCGGTATTGTCGGTGCCATTGTCTGGCACTGGGATAGCATCAGCAATTTTTTTACTGACTTATGGGCTGGTATCAAAGAAAGCGCATCCACAGCATTCGATGTTCTGGCAGACCTGTTTCTCAATTTCACACCGCTGGGCCTGATGATTCAAGGCGTTCAGGGCATCATTGATTATTTTTCCACGGTCGATCTTTCCGAGTGCGGCCGCAAACTTTGGACCACGTTTACCGATGGCCTCAAGTCCATGGTTTCGGCTCCTGTTGAGACTTTCAAATCCGGGTTGCAGAAACTTCGCAACATGCTTCCATTTTCAGATGCCAAGGAAGGTCCGCTTTCAACTCTCACACTCAGCGGTAAGAGGTTGATGGAAACCATCGCCGGTGGCGTTGGAACCGGAGCCGGGGCGCTTGCTGATGCTGTAAGCACTGCTCTTGATACACCGGGCAAACTGATCAATGCCGGAATCGGGGGGTTGTCCGTACCGATGGAAATGGCAGAAGTTGCCGTTGATGCTCTCTCTGTGCCTGTTGATCTGGTCAACCGTGGGCTTGATGAAGATCCTTTCTTCGGCAAAGCGCCGGAGCCTGCAATGGTAGGTGCTACCCCTGTGGAAGTTTCTCCGATCACTTCCAAACAAGCCGAGAAGACTTCCTCCAGATCGTCTCGCAGCGCGTCCAAGTCCAACGGGATCACAGTCAACGGTGGGCTGACCATTCATGTTGCCGAAGTGGCAAATCTGGAAGGTCTTGTCAGTGAACTTCAAAACGCAGTGAGCCAGTTTGATGGTTGATGGATACCTTACTTTTGATGACGGCAAGGTCTCTCTTGGCGGTACCGAGCTGGACGGAGTTCTGCAGCAGATGTCTGTGCGCGGCGCGGTGCGATTTGACAAGGCTGAACAGGACGGAATGTCCGGCAAAGTCAAAGTGCCTATGGGCTGGGAAGACGCCGACATAACTCTGACCCTGCTGCTTAAGACCGACGATAACGCCGATTGTTATGACCGTCTTGATGACCTTGACGCACTGTTCAAAGGTCAGGATTCCGGCGGCAATCCCAAGATTTTGAACGTCCTTAATCGCCATTGCCAAGCCAGGCACATCAACCAGGTCGTTTTTGCTGCTCTGGACTCTCAGGAATCAACCCGTGATGACGCAATCCTGGCCACTCTCTCTTTCTCGGAACACCGTCCGGCGGTTGTCACCACAGAAGAAAGGGTCATTGCTTCCGGCAAAGCAGCTCCGGCTATCAGGCCTTCCGCTTCGGAGGAATCACGATGAATATTAACGGCCTCCGAACTCATATATTTATCGGAAACATGGAAATCCTGCGTTGTCCCAGATTGCTTATCCATTCGGTGCGCAGAAGACCTATGTGGTCTTTTGAAATCACCTTACCCGATCCCAAGGGCGACGTGCGGCGAGCCGCCCAACTAGGAGACCCCGTTAACATGGGTATCGGATACCGTGACCAGAAGCCTGTTTTATGGGCTGGTACCGTCAAGGCCATGCGCCCAGGTAACAAAGACCAGATTGTTATCTCCGGCGTTGGTCGTGATGACGAGCAGCTTAACAACGTGACTGTCTGTCAGAGCTGGGAGAATGAAACACCTGAAGCGATCGTTCGATACGCTGCTGGCCTGACCGGCTTGCCCATTGCCCGAATCGACTCCCCCGGCGTGCTTTTGCCCCGCTTCGTCTCATCTACCGTTCCCGTTTGGCAATTGGCCAGACAGGCAGCCGAGACCTGCCAGCGCGGTTTCAACATCGACATGGCCAAGTGGAAAATATGGCTTGGTTCTGATGGTATTCACTGGGGTGATCATAATCAGGATGGAACAGTGCCGACAATCGCAACCGGCGCAGGACTTATCAAACATTTGCCTGCAGACAATCCGGCGGCACTTTCAGAAGTTGAAACTTTTCTGCTGCCCGGCCTGATGCATTCAAGGCAGTTCGGGCTGATCGATAACAAGCGTGGCATTAACAGCCAGTACCGCGCCTTGGAAGTTAGGCATCTGATAGAGGACACATCAGCAAGAACCCATCTTAGCTACGGAGTGGAATATGGGTACTAGTGTTGACCTGATGGCCCTGATGAAAAGGATTGTGGAATTGGTCATGCCTGACCTGCGCGCATATTACCGCGTACCGCGTAAAGGCAAAATTGTGGCCACATATCCAAGCAACGGCCGTTACTGGGCCGACGTGCAGCCGCTTCGTAACGATGACTCCATAGACGAATCTGAGCCGGTCATACCCAAAGTCGAGATCCCGATTATGTGGGCAGGTCCTAAACGTGGCGTGGTTTGCCCTCCGCTGGTCGGCACTCATTGCGACATCACTTATTACGATGGAGACCCGGATTTCCCGCGTATCAGTAATTTTCGTTGGCATGTATCGCAAGCTCCTGACTGCGAGGTCGGTGCATACATCATCCAACAGATTCCCGGTGTGCATATCAAGATTGACGCTAAGTCAAACATTATCCATGTGACCCCCGCCAACAGGATCAGCGAGATCGGTAGCGATCGCACAAGTGAGATCGGGGACAACCAACTTGAGAATATCGGCAAAACTAACACCCGCTTTGTCGGTGATGATGAAACCATAACCGTCAATAAGAATAAGACTGAAAACGTAGAACAGAACCGGGTTTCCAACATCACCGAAGATGACCTGACTACGGCCGCAAACTGGACAGTCAAGGTTGAAGGTTTGGCGCGGGTGGAAGCTGATGAAGTCGAAATAGTAGCCAAGAAGATAACCAGGCAGGGAGAAGAAACCGTAACCGGCCATAACGGCGAAATCGGCAAATCCTATGAACGCACCCATCGTGAA contains:
- a CDS encoding bacteriophage T4 gp5 trimerisation domain-containing protein, encoding MGTSVDLMALMKRIVELVMPDLRAYYRVPRKGKIVATYPSNGRYWADVQPLRNDDSIDESEPVIPKVEIPIMWAGPKRGVVCPPLVGTHCDITYYDGDPDFPRISNFRWHVSQAPDCEVGAYIIQQIPGVHIKIDAKSNIIHVTPANRISEIGSDRTSEIGDNQLENIGKTNTRFVGDDETITVNKNKTENVEQNRVSNITEDDLTTAANWTVKVEGLARVEADEVEIVAKKITRQGEETVTGHNGEIGKSYERTHREHEGSYNLKGNQVIDGDLIINGNLKTTGNSNAGSRSGGPI
- a CDS encoding phage tail tape measure protein, which codes for MDVFDVFATFSLLDNITGPLGNIRQGFTQTELAGGRLSESFGALTKSMLPFVLAAGLFLASFGPAIGVAANFEASVSSLGAISKASAADMQVMEQAALDLGASTAFSAAQVVQGQTELAKKGFNANQVVAAMPGLLDLAAATQSDLALASTVASGALKSFNMEASRTGEVADIIAAAATSSATDINGLEAAVANAGAVVSAAGGDFAELAAITGKLADVNISGAVAGTAIKTMYNRLQGPTGDAAKALTSLGIATKDANGNMLPIFDILGNLEGALAGMGSADKASFLKRIFGEEAVGSVTSLLNQGVDSAKAYADALRDSGGAAAEMAAKQLDNMNGALTILGSAWEGLQITIGSIFLPVLTPVIRGISSVVSWLNELAGNPVGKFIISFAAALAATVIAVGLFSAVMWAATVAAGALNLALLANPIVLIGAALVATAVLVMSYWTEIKEFFVGLAAYWTELANVFVNVGWKTALMGLWDGLSDGFKGFLGLMASVAITAVAIFVSPFAAVVAAIVGIVAGIVGAIVWHWDSISNFFTDLWAGIKESASTAFDVLADLFLNFTPLGLMIQGVQGIIDYFSTVDLSECGRKLWTTFTDGLKSMVSAPVETFKSGLQKLRNMLPFSDAKEGPLSTLTLSGKRLMETIAGGVGTGAGALADAVSTALDTPGKLINAGIGGLSVPMEMAEVAVDALSVPVDLVNRGLDEDPFFGKAPEPAMVGATPVEVSPITSKQAEKTSSRSSRSASKSNGITVNGGLTIHVAEVANLEGLVSELQNAVSQFDG